A single window of Dermacentor albipictus isolate Rhodes 1998 colony chromosome 1, USDA_Dalb.pri_finalv2, whole genome shotgun sequence DNA harbors:
- the LOC139047531 gene encoding uncharacterized protein yields MALDAATERESHHLQQGGIADDQMEQTQDNYDSPQQETNHAHKTPHDNNNHPQRTKNIRWFCSEEEEEAYKSGDDKRHSRSRSRSPGQRPQTPPRNKAQTPTQQKNHHNNSPAAGGKSIGGNHGHTQKTPAKRYTGERKRGTNPIPSQEYTGAPNHELDAPITFAEVYAVAQSFKRNTAPGLDGITNAMIRNLSTDTLQAITDHFNQEIWTPGGKLPTEWTLAQIVLIPKPGKPRSLDQLRPISLTSCMGKIFEKVILTRLEQYTEEGGLLPTSMYGFRRGMSAQDIFLLLKEEVLNPPPGSLNNLLLALDIEKAFDNIAHSSILDGLTAIGCGERIFHYVSAFLGNRKAQIGMAGTNSPPYDLPLKGTPQGSILSPFLFNIGLRKLVLQLEDIPNLGCAFYADDITLWATKGSYGERQDVLQTAIDKIQSYLQEAGMTCAPNKSEYLQIRPLRTQSNRAPPFHLTIAGQGINRSPVARILGMHVQENNSVKTAIDKLKHTVKSITTLIARIARSKDGMTEVETLRLVRTFVLSRITFALPFQATRKTEIEHIDKLIRIAYKAALQLPNGTSTDRLMSIGINNTYEELAAATLIAQRERLNTTHQGRKLLRRLGYPLTLQYCEDETVIVPMHLRERIIVEPVPKNMHPLYNQKRRQARARKLLQRTSDPDTYYTDASLYSTPLKGPRKQAFATAVTNQSKVVSCASIRTRSSATAEAAAIALAIREAERRGRPAYILTDSQAACRLYLRGTLPRCVTDILGPGLTEDHAVTWCPGHTGLEGNEEANCVARGLAGRAAEPSSGPPSDYHEETITARQILEYQRLTRRN; encoded by the exons ATGGCTCTCGACGCGGCAACCGAGCGAGAATCCCACCACCTACAGCAGGGTGGAATAGCGGACGACCAAATGGAGCAAACTCAAGACAACTATGACTCG CCACAACAGGAGACCAACCACGCCCACAAGACCCCCCATGACAACAACAACCACCCACAGAGGACGAAGAACATACGCTGGTTCTGCtctgaagaggaagaagaagcctACAAGTCGGGCGACGACAAGCGCCACTCCCGGTCGCGCTCGCGGTCCCCGGGCCAACGACCCCAAACGCCACCAAGGAACAAGGCACAAACACCAACTCAGCAGAAGAACCACCACAACAATTCGCCAGCAGCAGGTGGCAAAAGCATCGGCGGGAACCATGGACACACCCAAAAGACACCAGCCAAG CGGTACACGGGAGAACGCAAGCGAGGCACAAATCCGATACCAAGTCAAGAATACACAGGAGCACCCAACCACGAGCTAGACGCACCCATCACCTTTGCGGAGGTGTATGCAGTGGCACAAAGCTTCAAAAGGAACACAGCACCGGGATTGGACGGCATTACAAACGCCATGATACGGAACCTTAGCACTGACACATTACAAGCCATCACGGACCACTTCAATCAGGAAATCTGGACACCGGGTGGAAAACTACCCACAGAATGGACACTGGCACAGATtgtactcatacccaaaccaggaaagcCTAGAAGCCTTGATCAGCTGCGACCAATCTCACTGACATCCTGCATGGGCAAAATCTTTGAAAAAGTTATACTCACCCGTCTCGAACAATACACAGAGGAAGGGGGGCTCCTACCAACATCTATGTACGGATTCAGGCGAGGGATGTCTGCACAGGACATATTCTTATTGCTCAAAGAGGAGGTGCTCAACCCACCTCCAGGTAGCCTCAACAACTTACTCCTTGCGCTCGACATCGAAAAAGCCTTCGACAACATCGCACATTCTTCCATACTAGACGGTCTCACAGCCATTGGATGCGGGGAACGCATATTCCACTATGTTTCTGCTTTCCTTGGCAATCGCAAGGCACAGATTGGCATGGCCGGCACAAACTCACCACCATACGACCTCCCACTGAAGGGCACGCCTCAGGGTTCCATCCTGTCCCCGTTCCTTTTTAACATCGGCCTCCGAAAACTAGTCCTACAGCTGGAGGATATACCGAACCTAGGCTGTGCCttttacgcggatgacattacacTATGGGCAACCAAGGGCTCCTATGGAGAACGGCAAGATGTACTGCAAACCGCTATAGACAAGATTCAAAGCTACCTTCAGGAAGCAGGTATGACCTGCGCTCCCAACAAATCAGAATACCTGCAAATAAGACCACTGCGCACCCAGTCCAACCGTGCGCCGCCCTTTCACCTGACGATTGCCGGACAGGGCATCAACAGGAGCCCGGTAGCGCGAATCCTGGGCATGCACGTTCAAGAAAATAACAGCGTAAAGACGGCAATAGACAAACTCAAACACACTGTAAAGAGTATCACAACCCTCATAGCTAGAATAGCAAGAAGTAAAGATGGAATGACAGAAGTCGAGACACTACGCCTCGTACGGACCTTCGTCCTCAGCCGAATCACCTTCGCCTTGCCCTTTCAAGCTACACGCAAGACCGAAATAGAACACATCGACAAGCTCATTAGAATCGCATACAAAGCTGCACTGCAGCTTCCCAACGGCACGAGCACAGACAGACTCATGTCGATCGGCATAAATAACACATATGAGGAACTGGCCGCCGCCACGCTAATCGCACAAAGAGAACGACTCAACACCACCCACCAGGGCAGAAAACTGCTGCGAAGACTGGGATACCCCCTCACCCTCCAATACTGCGAAGACGAAACGGTGATCGTACCGATGCACCTACGGGAACGTATAATCGTGGAACcggtccccaagaacatgcatccactCTACAACCAAAAGCGGCGGCAAGCGCGAGCACGGAAACTCCTCCAGAGAACGAGCGATCCTGATACCTACTACACCGACGCTAGCCTTTACTCTACACCACTAAAAGGCCCCAGAAAACAGGCATTCGCAACGGCAGTAACCAACCAAAGCAAGGTGGTGTCCTGCGCGTCTATACGAACCAGATCAAGCGCCACCGCGGAGGCAGCAGCCATAGCCCTCGCAATAAGAGAAGCAGAGCGAAGGGGTCGCCCCGCATACATCCTGACAGATTCACAAGCCGCCTGTCGGTTATACCTCAGAGGCACACTTCCCAGGTGCGTCACTGATATCCTGGGCCCCGGATTGACTGAGGACCATGCCGTCACCTGGTGCCCGGGGCACACGGGCCTGGAGGGCAACGAGGAGGCGAACTGCGTAGCTCGAGGACTTGCTGGCCGAGCTGCAGAACCCTCCTCGGGACCCCCTTCAGATTACCACGAGGAAACCATCACTGCTAGGCAGATTTTGGAGTACCAGCGCCTGACCAGACGGAA CTGA